Proteins co-encoded in one Cupriavidus taiwanensis genomic window:
- a CDS encoding benzoate-CoA ligase family protein has product MHATNAAPPVRPPGTPFNFAAHLLDCNAARPGKVAYLDDDGQLSYGELEQRVRRLAAALLGAGIRREERVLLLMHDCTDWPVCFLGAMYAGIVPVAVNTLLTADDYAYMLQHSRAQAVLVSAALLPVLQDALARPGHEVQQVLVSRAQAALPDGMAALEPALAAQAPLPAPAATGCDDPGFWLYSSGSTGQPKGVVHSHANPYWTAALYAGPVLGLNEQDVCFSAAKLYFAYGLGNGLSFPLSVGATVVLMAERPTPDATFRRWLQHRPTVFFGAPTGYAGLLASPALPARAEVALRLCSSAGEALPADLGERFTAHFGCEIIDGIGSTEMLHIFLSNRPGQVRYGTTGWPVPGYSVELRDEDGRAVPDGEIGDLYIQGPSAAMMYWANREKSRETFRGGWTKSGDKYVRNPDGSYSYAGRSDDMLKVSGIYVSPFEVEATLVQHPAVLEAAVIGVPDQDGLVKTKAFVVLKAGAQLREDELKAFVKERLAAWKYPRTIAFVEALPKTATGKIQRFLLRERELQAAAERAAAVA; this is encoded by the coding sequence ATGCACGCCACGAACGCAGCGCCACCGGTCCGGCCACCCGGCACCCCCTTCAACTTTGCCGCGCACCTGCTCGACTGCAATGCCGCGCGCCCCGGCAAGGTGGCTTATCTCGACGACGATGGCCAGCTCAGCTATGGCGAACTCGAGCAGCGGGTGCGGCGCCTGGCCGCGGCGCTGCTCGGCGCCGGCATCCGCCGCGAAGAGCGCGTGCTGCTGTTGATGCACGACTGCACCGACTGGCCGGTATGCTTCCTTGGCGCGATGTACGCCGGCATCGTTCCGGTGGCCGTCAACACCTTGCTGACCGCCGACGACTACGCCTACATGCTGCAGCACAGCCGCGCCCAGGCGGTGCTGGTCTCGGCCGCGCTGCTGCCGGTATTGCAGGACGCGCTGGCGCGGCCCGGGCACGAGGTGCAGCAGGTGCTGGTGTCGCGTGCGCAAGCAGCCTTGCCCGATGGCATGGCGGCGCTGGAACCGGCGCTGGCCGCGCAGGCACCGCTGCCGGCGCCCGCCGCCACCGGCTGCGACGATCCCGGCTTCTGGCTCTATTCGTCGGGCTCGACCGGCCAGCCCAAGGGCGTGGTGCACAGCCACGCCAACCCCTACTGGACCGCGGCGCTCTATGCCGGGCCGGTGCTCGGCCTGAACGAGCAGGATGTGTGCTTCTCCGCGGCCAAGCTGTATTTCGCCTACGGGCTCGGCAACGGCCTCAGCTTTCCGCTCAGCGTCGGCGCCACGGTGGTGTTGATGGCCGAGCGCCCCACGCCCGATGCCACCTTCCGCCGCTGGCTGCAGCACCGGCCCACGGTGTTCTTCGGCGCGCCGACCGGCTATGCCGGCCTGCTCGCGTCGCCGGCGCTGCCGGCCCGCGCCGAGGTCGCGCTGCGGCTGTGCTCGTCGGCCGGCGAAGCGCTGCCGGCCGACCTCGGCGAGCGTTTCACCGCGCATTTCGGCTGCGAGATCATCGACGGCATCGGCTCCACCGAGATGCTGCATATCTTCCTGTCCAACCGCCCCGGCCAGGTGCGCTACGGCACCACAGGCTGGCCGGTGCCGGGCTACAGCGTCGAGCTGCGCGACGAAGACGGGCGTGCCGTGCCCGACGGCGAGATCGGCGACCTGTATATCCAGGGCCCCAGCGCCGCGATGATGTACTGGGCCAACCGCGAGAAATCGCGCGAGACCTTCCGCGGCGGCTGGACCAAGAGCGGCGACAAGTACGTGCGCAACCCCGACGGCAGCTACAGCTACGCCGGACGCAGCGACGACATGCTCAAGGTCAGCGGCATCTATGTGTCGCCGTTCGAGGTCGAGGCCACGCTGGTTCAGCACCCCGCGGTGCTGGAAGCCGCGGTGATTGGCGTGCCCGACCAGGACGGCCTGGTCAAGACCAAGGCCTTCGTGGTGCTGAAAGCGGGCGCGCAGTTGCGCGAGGACGAACTGAAGGCCTTCGTCAAGGAACGCCTGGCCGCCTGGAAGTACCCGCGCACGATCGCCTTCGTCGAGGCGCTGCCCAAGACCGCCACCGGCAAGATCCAGCGCTTCCTGCTGCGCGAACGAGAACTGCAGGCCGCCGCAGAGCGTGCCGCCGCGGTGGCGTGA
- a CDS encoding MFS transporter — translation MRQIDVHQLADTAGFNRFHALILFWCALIIIFDGYDLAVAGIALPSIMKEMGVTATSAGFMVSSALFGMMFGAIFLGTVADRIGRRRAIAICVALFSVFTAAAGLTSDPVSFSVTRFLAGLGIGGVMPNVVAQMTEYSPRKLRGTLVTLMFSGYSVGGMLAALLGKGLIESYGWQSVFLAAGLPVVLIPVVLRALPESMPYLIRTGQTAALQSVVSRLAPSHRPQAGDVFVLPADDGDARAAGGTPIRRLFQDGRGVSTVMFWVAFFMCLFMVYALSSWLTKLMAGAGYSLGSALTFVLVLNFGAMLGAIGGGWLADRLPIKHVLVGMYALAAVSITLLGYPMPSAALFVVVGLAGASTIGTQIVTYAYAGQFYPIAVRGTGIGWASGVGRSGAILAPIVIGVLVGMSLPLQQNFMAMAIPAVIAAGAVSMINHRRSASAQAEAGAPVRAVVKGA, via the coding sequence ATGCGTCAGATCGATGTCCACCAGCTGGCCGACACGGCCGGCTTCAACCGCTTCCATGCGCTGATCCTGTTCTGGTGCGCGCTGATCATCATCTTCGACGGCTATGACCTGGCCGTGGCCGGCATCGCGCTGCCGTCGATCATGAAGGAGATGGGCGTGACCGCCACCAGCGCGGGCTTCATGGTCAGCTCGGCACTGTTCGGCATGATGTTCGGCGCGATCTTTCTCGGCACCGTGGCCGACCGCATCGGGCGCCGGCGCGCCATCGCCATCTGCGTGGCGCTGTTCAGCGTGTTCACCGCGGCGGCGGGCCTGACCAGCGATCCGGTCAGCTTCAGCGTCACGCGCTTCCTGGCGGGGCTGGGCATCGGCGGGGTGATGCCCAACGTGGTCGCGCAGATGACCGAGTATTCGCCGCGCAAGCTGCGCGGCACGCTGGTGACGCTGATGTTCAGCGGCTATTCGGTCGGCGGCATGCTCGCCGCGCTGCTGGGCAAGGGGCTGATCGAAAGCTACGGCTGGCAGTCGGTGTTCCTCGCCGCCGGCCTGCCGGTGGTGCTGATCCCGGTGGTGCTGCGCGCGCTGCCCGAGTCGATGCCTTACCTGATCCGCACCGGCCAGACCGCCGCGCTGCAGTCGGTGGTGTCGCGGCTGGCGCCGTCGCATCGCCCCCAGGCCGGCGATGTCTTCGTGCTCCCCGCCGACGACGGCGATGCCCGCGCGGCCGGCGGCACGCCGATCCGCCGCCTGTTCCAGGACGGGCGCGGCGTCAGCACGGTGATGTTCTGGGTCGCGTTCTTCATGTGCTTGTTCATGGTCTACGCGCTCAGTTCGTGGCTGACCAAGCTGATGGCGGGCGCGGGCTACAGCCTGGGCTCGGCGCTGACTTTCGTGCTGGTGCTGAATTTCGGCGCGATGCTGGGCGCGATCGGCGGCGGCTGGCTGGCCGACCGGCTGCCGATCAAGCACGTGCTGGTCGGCATGTATGCGCTGGCGGCGGTGTCGATCACGCTGCTGGGCTATCCGATGCCGAGCGCCGCGCTGTTCGTGGTGGTGGGCCTGGCGGGCGCGTCCACCATCGGCACGCAGATCGTCACCTATGCCTACGCGGGCCAGTTCTACCCGATCGCGGTGCGCGGTACCGGCATCGGCTGGGCCTCGGGCGTGGGCCGCAGCGGCGCCATCCTGGCACCGATCGTGATTGGCGTGCTGGTGGGGATGTCGCTGCCGCTGCAGCAGAATTTCATGGCAATGGCAATCCCGGCGGTGATCGCGGCAGGTGCGGTGTCGATGATCAACCACCGGCGCTCGGCCTCGGCGCAGGCCGAAGCGGGGGCGCCGGTGCGAGCGGTGGTAAAAGGAGCCTGA
- the ycaC gene encoding isochorismate family cysteine hydrolase YcaC — translation MSKPYKRLDKTQAAVLMVDHQAGLLSLVRDIEPDRFKNNVLALADLAKYFKLPTVLTTSFEDGPNGPLVPELKAMFPDAPFIPRPGQINAWDNEDFVAAVRATGKKQLLIAGVVTEVCVAFPALSALEEGFEVFVVTDASGTFNELTRDSAWRRMSEAGAQLMTWFGVACELHRDWRNDIEGLGTLFSNHIPDYRNLITAYTTVKGGK, via the coding sequence ATGAGCAAGCCCTACAAGCGCCTGGACAAGACCCAGGCAGCCGTGCTGATGGTCGACCACCAGGCCGGCCTGCTGTCGCTGGTGCGGGACATCGAGCCCGACCGGTTCAAGAACAACGTGCTGGCGCTGGCCGACCTGGCCAAGTACTTCAAGCTGCCGACGGTGCTGACCACCAGTTTCGAGGACGGCCCCAACGGGCCGCTGGTGCCCGAACTCAAGGCCATGTTCCCGGATGCGCCGTTCATTCCGCGCCCCGGCCAGATCAATGCCTGGGACAACGAGGACTTCGTCGCGGCCGTGCGCGCCACCGGCAAGAAGCAGTTGCTGATCGCCGGCGTGGTCACCGAGGTATGCGTGGCATTCCCGGCGCTGTCGGCGCTTGAAGAAGGCTTTGAAGTGTTCGTCGTGACCGATGCCTCGGGCACCTTCAATGAACTGACGCGCGATTCGGCCTGGCGACGGATGTCCGAGGCCGGCGCGCAGCTGATGACATGGTTCGGCGTGGCCTGCGAACTGCATCGCGACTGGCGCAACGACATCGAAGGGCTGGGCACGCTGTTCTCGAACCATATCCCGGACTACCGGAATCTGATTACGGCTTATACGACGGTGAAGGGCGGCAAGTAA
- a CDS encoding isochorismatase family protein produces MTTPANFNGKRPAIDPADTAMLLIDHQSGLFQTVGDMPMPELRLRAAALARMATLCKLPVITTASVPQGPNGPLIPEIHENAPHAKYVARKGEINAWDNPDFVAAVRETGKKTLIIAGTITSVCMAFPSISAVADGYKVFAVVDASGTYSKMAQEITLARIVQAGVVPMDTAAVASELQQSWNRPDAQQWAEVYTRIFPAYQLLIESYMKAQDVQKNNEVLDSSR; encoded by the coding sequence ATGACTACCCCCGCCAATTTCAACGGCAAGCGTCCGGCCATCGATCCCGCCGATACGGCAATGCTGCTGATCGACCACCAGAGTGGCCTGTTCCAGACCGTGGGCGACATGCCGATGCCCGAACTGCGCCTGCGCGCCGCCGCGCTGGCCAGGATGGCGACGCTGTGCAAGCTGCCGGTGATCACCACCGCTTCGGTGCCGCAGGGCCCCAACGGCCCGCTGATCCCCGAGATCCACGAGAACGCGCCGCATGCCAAATACGTCGCGCGCAAGGGCGAGATCAACGCCTGGGACAACCCCGACTTCGTCGCCGCCGTGCGTGAAACCGGCAAGAAGACGTTGATCATCGCCGGCACCATCACCAGCGTATGCATGGCGTTCCCGTCGATCAGCGCGGTGGCTGACGGCTACAAGGTGTTCGCGGTGGTGGACGCCTCGGGCACCTATTCCAAGATGGCGCAGGAGATTACCCTGGCGCGCATCGTCCAGGCCGGCGTGGTGCCGATGGACACCGCGGCCGTGGCCTCGGAATTGCAGCAGAGCTGGAACCGCCCGGACGCTCAGCAATGGGCCGAGGTCTACACCAGGATCTTCCCGGCTTACCAGTTGCTGATCGAGAGCTACATGAAGGCGCAGGACGTGCAGAAGAACAACGAAGTGCTGGACTCCAGCCGCTGA
- a CDS encoding LysR family transcriptional regulator, whose translation MHPDLNDLYYFAQVVDHQGFAPAGRVLGIPKSKLSRRVALLEERLGVRLIQRSTRRFSVTELGQTYYGHCKAMLVEAEAAESAIEQSRAEPSGLVRMTCPVALLHARVGEMVADFMAANPRVIVHLEATNRRVDVVAEGIDLAVRVRVPPLEDSDLVMRVLAQRAWCFVASPALLAGHGPLLAPADLNALPTLDLGPPRPSHTWSLYGPGGASADLHHKPRLVTDDMIMLRTAAVAGAGVVQLPVMMMTDELRAGRLVKVLPEWSVKGGVIHAVFPSRRGLLPSVRELIDFLSQRFAQINES comes from the coding sequence TTGCATCCGGACCTCAACGACCTGTACTACTTCGCGCAAGTGGTCGACCACCAGGGCTTTGCCCCGGCCGGCCGCGTGCTGGGCATCCCCAAGTCCAAGCTCAGCCGGCGCGTGGCCCTGCTGGAAGAGCGCCTGGGCGTGCGCCTGATCCAGCGCTCGACGCGGCGATTTTCCGTGACCGAGCTGGGACAGACCTATTACGGCCACTGCAAGGCCATGCTGGTCGAGGCCGAGGCCGCCGAGAGCGCGATCGAGCAAAGCCGCGCCGAGCCCAGCGGGCTGGTGCGCATGACCTGCCCGGTGGCCCTGCTGCATGCGCGCGTGGGCGAGATGGTGGCCGACTTCATGGCGGCCAATCCCAGGGTCATCGTGCACCTGGAGGCCACCAACCGGCGCGTCGACGTGGTGGCCGAGGGCATCGACCTGGCCGTGCGCGTGCGCGTGCCGCCGCTGGAAGACAGCGACCTGGTGATGCGCGTGCTGGCGCAGCGCGCCTGGTGCTTTGTCGCCAGCCCCGCGCTGCTGGCCGGCCACGGACCGCTGCTGGCGCCGGCGGACCTGAACGCCCTGCCCACGCTGGACCTGGGCCCGCCGCGCCCGTCGCACACCTGGTCGCTGTACGGGCCCGGCGGCGCCAGCGCCGACCTGCACCACAAGCCCCGGCTGGTCACCGACGACATGATCATGCTGCGCACCGCGGCGGTGGCCGGCGCCGGCGTCGTGCAGCTGCCGGTGATGATGATGACCGACGAGCTGCGCGCCGGCCGCCTGGTCAAGGTGCTGCCGGAATGGTCGGTCAAGGGCGGCGTGATCCACGCCGTGTTTCCGTCGCGGCGCGGGCTGCTGCCGTCGGTGCGCGAGCTGATCGATTTCCTGTCGCAGCGCTTCGCGCAGATCAACGAATCCTGA
- a CDS encoding isochorismatase has product MNRVNPIRHNPYTVSVYPIEQEPGLWFATYMIAEYRNGAERIVANVAMRHDTHRSEARARRAARRAGEQAAARLRQQ; this is encoded by the coding sequence TTGAATCGAGTCAATCCCATCCGACACAACCCTTATACCGTTTCCGTCTATCCGATCGAGCAGGAACCCGGCCTCTGGTTCGCGACCTACATGATTGCGGAATACCGCAATGGCGCCGAACGCATCGTCGCCAACGTCGCCATGCGCCACGACACGCACCGCTCCGAAGCGCGCGCCAGGCGCGCCGCCCGCCGCGCCGGCGAACAGGCCGCGGCGCGCCTGCGCCAGCAATAA
- a CDS encoding translation initiation factor 1: MSVIEEWEALHLTPEGWQPGSYRHAPWQAVEVAAPATGVLTVRRHVTATYCGPSRAVEDRTPQTTDMALIEALLERHGNPVFQI, from the coding sequence ATGTCCGTCATCGAAGAATGGGAAGCCCTGCACCTGACGCCCGAGGGCTGGCAGCCCGGCAGCTACCGGCATGCGCCGTGGCAGGCCGTGGAAGTGGCTGCGCCCGCGACCGGCGTGCTGACCGTCAGGCGCCACGTGACCGCCACCTACTGCGGTCCGTCGCGCGCGGTGGAAGACCGCACCCCGCAGACCACGGACATGGCACTGATCGAAGCGCTGCTGGAGCGCCACGGCAACCCTGTGTTCCAGATCTGA
- the ald gene encoding alanine dehydrogenase: protein MRIGVPKEIKNHEYRVGLTPSSVREMAAHGHEVLVQTAAGAGIGASDADYRKAGATIAESAEEVFAKAEMIIKVKEPQAGERAMLREGQILYTYLHLAPDPEQCADLVRSGAVCIAYETVTQAGGGLPLLAPMSEVAGRMSVQAGAHCLEKARGGMGVLLGGVAGVEPAKIVILGGGVVGSNAAQIAVGTGAQVVVIDRNIDVLRRMDRLLGARVTTVYSNQDNLERHVLSADLVIGGVLIPGAAAPKLVSAGMVDAMKPGSVIVDVAIDQGGCCETARATTHADPTYLVGSVLHYCVANMPGAVPRTSTYALNNATLPFALQIADKGWKTALADNPHLANGLNVAFGKVTCKEVAHDLGYAYHEAAQLLTH, encoded by the coding sequence ATGAGGATCGGAGTTCCGAAGGAAATCAAGAACCATGAGTATCGCGTCGGCCTGACGCCGTCGTCCGTGCGGGAGATGGCGGCACACGGCCACGAGGTGCTGGTGCAGACGGCTGCCGGCGCCGGCATTGGCGCCAGCGATGCCGACTATCGCAAGGCCGGCGCGACCATTGCCGAGTCGGCGGAGGAGGTCTTCGCCAAGGCCGAGATGATCATCAAGGTAAAGGAGCCTCAGGCCGGTGAGCGTGCCATGCTGCGGGAGGGGCAGATCCTCTATACCTACCTGCACCTCGCGCCAGACCCGGAACAGTGTGCCGATCTCGTCCGCAGCGGTGCGGTCTGCATTGCCTACGAGACCGTGACCCAGGCCGGTGGCGGCCTGCCGCTGCTGGCGCCGATGTCGGAGGTTGCTGGCCGCATGTCGGTGCAGGCCGGGGCGCACTGCCTGGAGAAGGCGCGCGGCGGCATGGGCGTCCTTCTGGGCGGCGTGGCGGGCGTGGAGCCGGCCAAGATCGTCATTCTCGGCGGGGGCGTGGTTGGCAGCAACGCGGCGCAGATCGCCGTGGGCACCGGCGCCCAGGTGGTGGTGATCGACCGCAATATCGATGTGCTGCGGCGCATGGACCGCTTGCTGGGCGCCCGCGTGACGACGGTCTACTCCAACCAGGACAACCTGGAGCGCCACGTACTGTCGGCCGATCTCGTCATCGGTGGCGTGCTGATACCGGGCGCCGCCGCGCCCAAGCTGGTGAGCGCCGGCATGGTGGATGCGATGAAGCCGGGTTCGGTCATCGTCGATGTGGCGATCGATCAGGGCGGCTGCTGCGAGACCGCCAGGGCGACGACCCACGCTGATCCCACCTATCTGGTCGGCAGCGTGTTGCACTATTGCGTTGCCAATATGCCGGGGGCGGTGCCGCGTACATCGACCTATGCGCTCAATAACGCCACGTTGCCGTTCGCCCTGCAGATCGCTGACAAAGGCTGGAAGACCGCATTGGCGGACAACCCGCACCTTGCCAATGGTCTGAACGTGGCGTTCGGCAAGGTGACCTGCAAGGAGGTTGCTCACGATCTCGGCTATGCCTATCACGAGGCTGCGCAGTTGCTGACGCATTGA
- the phnY gene encoding phosphonoacetaldehyde dehydrogenase — translation MHTPAATGIRHEALRIAGEKVYRDRVIEVTYPYTGEVIATVPKADLEDVRRALRIAHQYRSTLTRYDRYRILMRAGELIAQRKEEMATLITLESGLSLKDTLYEVGRASDVLLFAANQALVDDGQVFSCDLTPHGKSRKVYTLKEPLLGAISAITPFNHPLNQVIHKVAPAVATNNRIVLKPSEKTPLAAFALADILYEAGLPPQMLSVVTGDPREIADELLTSPHVDLVTFTGGVPIGKYIAAKAAYKRQVLELGGNDPIIVMEDADLEEAATLAAGGSYKNSGQRCTAVKRMLVQESVADRFVELLVARTQAVKYGDPLDPATDMGTVIDEAAAIQFESVVNAAIAGGARLLAGHKRDGALYAPTVLDHVDPEMTVVREETFGPVSPVIRFKDIDHAIRISNGTAYGLSSSVCTNRLDYITRFIRELHVGTVNVREVPGYRLEMTPFGGIKDSGLGYKEGVLEAMKSFCNTKTYSLPW, via the coding sequence ATGCATACACCAGCCGCCACCGGCATCCGCCACGAAGCGCTGCGCATTGCCGGCGAAAAGGTCTATCGCGACCGCGTGATCGAGGTGACCTATCCCTACACCGGGGAAGTGATCGCCACGGTGCCGAAAGCCGATCTCGAAGACGTGCGCCGCGCGCTGCGCATCGCCCATCAGTACCGTTCGACCCTGACCCGCTACGACCGCTACCGCATCCTGATGCGCGCCGGCGAGCTCATCGCGCAGCGCAAGGAAGAGATGGCGACGCTGATCACGCTGGAATCGGGTTTGTCGCTCAAGGACACGCTCTATGAGGTCGGCCGCGCCTCCGACGTGCTGCTGTTCGCCGCCAACCAGGCACTGGTGGACGACGGCCAGGTTTTCTCCTGCGACCTGACCCCCCATGGCAAGAGCCGCAAGGTCTATACGCTCAAGGAACCCCTGCTGGGCGCGATCTCGGCCATCACGCCGTTCAATCACCCGCTCAACCAGGTGATCCACAAGGTGGCGCCGGCGGTGGCCACCAACAACCGCATCGTCCTCAAGCCGAGCGAGAAAACGCCGCTGGCCGCCTTCGCGCTCGCCGACATCCTCTATGAGGCCGGCCTGCCGCCGCAGATGCTGTCGGTCGTCACCGGCGACCCGCGCGAGATCGCCGACGAATTGCTGACCAGCCCACACGTGGATCTCGTCACCTTCACCGGCGGCGTGCCGATCGGCAAGTACATCGCGGCCAAGGCTGCGTACAAGCGCCAGGTACTGGAACTGGGCGGCAATGATCCGATCATCGTGATGGAAGACGCCGACCTGGAGGAAGCCGCCACGCTGGCCGCGGGCGGCTCGTACAAGAACTCGGGCCAACGCTGCACGGCGGTAAAGCGGATGCTGGTGCAGGAATCCGTGGCCGACCGCTTTGTCGAGTTGCTGGTGGCCAGGACGCAGGCCGTGAAGTATGGCGATCCGCTCGATCCTGCCACGGACATGGGCACGGTCATCGACGAGGCCGCAGCCATCCAGTTCGAGTCCGTGGTGAACGCCGCCATCGCCGGCGGCGCCCGCCTGCTGGCCGGCCACAAGCGCGACGGGGCACTGTACGCACCTACCGTTCTCGACCACGTGGACCCGGAGATGACCGTTGTCAGGGAGGAGACCTTCGGGCCGGTCTCGCCGGTGATCCGCTTCAAGGATATCGACCACGCCATCCGCATCTCCAACGGCACGGCCTACGGGCTTTCGTCGTCGGTCTGCACCAACCGGCTCGACTACATCACCCGTTTTATCCGCGAATTGCACGTCGGGACGGTCAATGTCCGCGAAGTCCCTGGCTATCGGCTCGAGATGACGCCGTTCGGCGGCATCAAGGACTCGGGACTGGGCTACAAGGAGGGCGTGCTCGAGGCGATGAAAAGCTTCTGCAATACCAAGACCTACTCGCTGCCCTGGTAA
- the phnA gene encoding phosphonoacetate hydrolase — MGTTKAERIEVNGRTYRWMDRPVVVVCVDGCAPEYLQAATKAGVAPFLRSVMQRGTSLLGDCVIPSFTNPNNLSIVTGVPPSVHGICGNYFFDRELGAEVMMNDPKYLRAGTVLAAFADAGAKVAVVTAKDKLRKLLGHGMRGICFSSEKADQVTLAEHGITGVVEMVGMPVPSVYSAELSEFVFAAGVRLMERERPDLMYLSTTDYVQHKAAPGSEAANAFYRMMDGYLSRLDAMGATIVLTADHGMNDKHGATGEPNVIYLQDQLDAWYGEGAARVILPITDPYVVHHGALGSFATIYTPDAESAARWIPRIADIEGMDSVLTRQQAAERFGLPPDRIGDIVAVSCQNVVIGTSKSRHDLSGLDAPLRSHGGVSEQVVPLICNRAMVGLNPDRRLRNFDALDLALNHAA; from the coding sequence ATGGGAACGACCAAGGCAGAAAGGATTGAAGTCAACGGCAGGACCTACCGCTGGATGGACCGCCCGGTGGTCGTGGTGTGCGTGGACGGCTGCGCGCCGGAATACCTGCAAGCGGCCACCAAGGCGGGCGTGGCGCCTTTCCTGCGCAGCGTCATGCAGCGCGGCACGAGCCTGCTGGGCGACTGCGTGATCCCCTCGTTCACCAACCCCAACAACCTGTCCATCGTCACCGGTGTGCCGCCGTCGGTCCACGGCATCTGCGGCAACTATTTCTTCGACCGCGAGCTCGGCGCCGAAGTGATGATGAATGACCCGAAGTACCTGCGCGCCGGCACCGTGCTTGCTGCCTTTGCAGACGCCGGGGCCAAGGTGGCGGTGGTCACCGCGAAGGACAAGCTGCGCAAGCTGCTCGGCCACGGCATGCGCGGCATCTGTTTCTCGTCGGAGAAGGCCGACCAGGTCACGCTGGCGGAACACGGCATCACCGGCGTCGTCGAGATGGTGGGCATGCCGGTGCCGTCGGTCTACAGTGCGGAGCTGTCCGAGTTTGTCTTTGCCGCCGGCGTCAGGCTGATGGAGCGCGAGCGGCCTGACCTCATGTATCTGTCCACCACGGACTACGTGCAGCACAAGGCTGCGCCGGGCAGCGAGGCCGCCAACGCCTTCTACCGGATGATGGATGGCTACTTGAGCCGGCTCGATGCCATGGGCGCCACGATCGTGCTGACCGCCGACCACGGCATGAACGACAAGCACGGCGCTACGGGCGAGCCCAACGTCATTTACCTGCAGGATCAGCTTGACGCCTGGTACGGCGAGGGGGCGGCCCGCGTCATCCTGCCCATTACCGACCCCTATGTGGTTCATCACGGCGCGCTGGGCTCGTTTGCAACCATTTATACGCCCGATGCCGAGAGCGCGGCCCGCTGGATTCCGCGCATCGCCGACATCGAAGGCATGGACAGCGTACTGACACGCCAGCAGGCAGCGGAGCGCTTCGGACTGCCGCCCGACCGCATCGGCGACATCGTCGCGGTCTCGTGCCAGAACGTCGTGATCGGCACATCGAAGTCCAGGCACGACCTGTCCGGCCTGGACGCACCGCTGCGCTCCCACGGCGGGGTGTCGGAGCAGGTCGTACCCTTGATCTGCAACCGCGCGATGGTCGGGTTGAATCCGGACCGGCGCCTGCGCAACTTCGACGCGCTCGACCTCGCGCTGAATCACGCCGCCTGA
- a CDS encoding phosphonate utilization associated transcriptional regulator produces the protein MTDAIQLLRSSSLPMLVQEEIERLIMTGALPPGTRINESDIAARFGTSRGPIREALRALEEAGLARNEKNRGVFVREISVEEADEIYELREALEEIIGKRVAQRVNATLGAELNQLVGAMEEAASKKEAAEYASLNLRFHELLLEHAGSRKLTETYRRLVKELHLFRMQALTQGGGLDVSADEHRAIVDAIVSGDARRAGAALRAHVAASRVRMLKAHRRVHLGSSKEP, from the coding sequence ATGACCGATGCCATCCAACTGTTGCGTTCAAGCTCGCTGCCGATGCTGGTGCAGGAGGAAATCGAACGCCTGATCATGACCGGCGCACTGCCGCCGGGAACGCGCATCAATGAAAGCGACATTGCTGCCCGCTTTGGCACCAGCCGGGGGCCGATCCGCGAAGCGCTGCGGGCGCTGGAGGAAGCCGGGCTGGCCCGCAACGAGAAGAACCGCGGCGTGTTCGTGCGCGAGATTTCGGTTGAGGAGGCCGATGAAATCTACGAATTGCGTGAAGCCCTCGAGGAAATCATCGGCAAGCGCGTGGCGCAGCGCGTCAACGCAACGCTGGGGGCCGAACTGAACCAGTTGGTGGGCGCCATGGAGGAGGCTGCCAGCAAGAAGGAAGCGGCCGAATACGCATCGTTGAACCTGCGCTTCCACGAACTGCTGCTGGAACACGCGGGCAGCCGCAAGCTGACCGAGACTTACCGGCGCCTGGTGAAGGAGTTGCACCTGTTCCGCATGCAGGCGTTGACCCAGGGCGGGGGACTCGATGTATCCGCCGACGAACACCGCGCGATCGTCGATGCGATCGTGTCGGGCGATGCCCGCCGCGCCGGCGCCGCGCTGCGCGCGCACGTGGCCGCCAGCCGTGTACGCATGCTCAAGGCGCACCGCAGGGTGCATTTAGGCAGTAGCAAAGAACCATGA